A stretch of the Planktothricoides raciborskii GIHE-MW2 genome encodes the following:
- a CDS encoding 4-hydroxybenzoate solanesyltransferase has translation MVSSPQPQLETIPAKVIRLLRWDKPAGRLILMIPALWAVFLAAHGHPEFPLVAVIIIGTFATSAAGCVINDLWDRDIDPQVERTRDRPLASRALTVRTGIAIALIALVCAAILALYLNSLSFWLCVAAVPVIVVYPLAKRIFPIPQLVLSIAWGFAVLICWTAAVAKLETATWILWGATVLWTLGFDTVYAMADRDDDRRLGINSSALFFGQWVTEAIAVFFIGTAALLAWVGVVMELNLGFWISWGIAIIIWGWEYFQLRKNDLPKPVYGQIFGQNVWIGFILLAGMITGILI, from the coding sequence GGGACGCTTAATTTTAATGATTCCGGCACTTTGGGCTGTGTTTTTAGCCGCCCACGGTCATCCAGAATTTCCCCTAGTGGCGGTGATTATCATTGGCACTTTTGCCACCAGCGCCGCTGGTTGTGTGATTAATGACCTGTGGGATCGAGATATCGACCCCCAAGTAGAACGAACCCGCGATCGCCCCCTCGCGTCCCGGGCGCTGACCGTCAGAACTGGGATCGCGATCGCCCTAATTGCCTTAGTTTGCGCCGCCATCTTAGCCCTTTATCTCAATTCTCTCAGCTTTTGGCTTTGTGTCGCTGCGGTCCCGGTGATTGTCGTATATCCTCTCGCCAAGCGGATTTTTCCCATCCCTCAACTGGTGCTCTCGATCGCTTGGGGATTTGCCGTACTCATTTGCTGGACTGCTGCGGTAGCCAAGTTAGAAACTGCCACCTGGATTTTATGGGGGGCAACGGTACTCTGGACATTAGGCTTTGACACCGTTTATGCTATGGCCGACCGGGACGACGATCGCCGCTTAGGGATCAACTCCAGCGCCCTATTTTTTGGCCAATGGGTTACAGAAGCGATCGCGGTCTTCTTTATCGGCACCGCTGCCTTATTAGCTTGGGTCGGGGTCGTCATGGAATTAAACCTCGGTTTCTGGATATCCTGGGGCATAGCAATTATTATCTGGGGTTGGGAATACTTCCAACTCCGTAAAAATGACTTACCCAAACCTGTTTACGGTCAAATCTTTGGCCAAAATGTTTGGATTGGATTTATATTACTTGCCGGAATGATTACCGGCATTTTAATATAA
- the kaiC gene encoding circadian clock protein KaiC, producing the protein MSSFESNTDFIEKLETGIPGFDFLAEGGLPKGRATLIAGTAGSAKTVLACQFLAEGIKENQNGVFVTFEESPNAIRKNMKGFGWDIAQWEKEGKWAFVDASPQPGQKPLVSGEYDLGPLLARIEYAIRKYHAVRVSMDSLGAIFSHLEDSAQVRSDLFSIAAALRELEVTAILTAERTEEYGEISRYGVEEFVADNVVIVRNVLMEEKRRRTIEILKYRGTEHQKGEFPFTIIPKRGIVILPLSAIELEQRSSNVRISSGSAELDRMCGGGFFRDSIILVSGATGTGKTLMVTEFMAGGIANNERCLLFAFEESREQLYRNAIGWNVNFDQMEKAGNLKIVCRYPESTGLENHLIMMKEIIDTFQPNRVAVDSLSALERVSSLKGFREFIIGLTSFIKQKEVGGLFTSTTPSLVGGTSITEAHISTITDSIILLRYVEMYGEMRRGITVLKMRGSMHDKDIREFSIDGKGMHIGKPFRNVVGILAGSPSYVGETEVERLTGLFE; encoded by the coding sequence ATGAGTAGTTTTGAAAGTAACACGGATTTTATTGAAAAGCTAGAAACGGGAATTCCTGGTTTTGATTTCTTAGCCGAGGGCGGGTTGCCAAAAGGTCGAGCCACCTTAATTGCTGGCACCGCAGGCAGTGCGAAAACGGTGTTGGCTTGTCAGTTTTTGGCTGAAGGAATCAAAGAAAACCAAAATGGGGTTTTTGTCACCTTTGAAGAATCCCCCAACGCCATTCGGAAAAATATGAAGGGCTTCGGTTGGGATATTGCTCAATGGGAGAAGGAAGGAAAATGGGCGTTTGTGGATGCCTCCCCCCAACCGGGACAAAAGCCGCTGGTATCCGGGGAATATGATTTAGGGCCTTTGTTAGCCCGGATTGAATATGCGATTCGTAAATATCATGCGGTACGAGTTTCTATGGATTCTTTGGGGGCAATTTTTAGCCACTTAGAAGATAGTGCTCAAGTACGCAGTGATTTGTTTAGTATTGCGGCGGCATTGCGGGAATTAGAAGTAACGGCTATTTTGACTGCTGAACGTACCGAAGAATATGGGGAGATTAGTCGTTATGGGGTGGAAGAATTTGTGGCGGATAATGTGGTGATTGTTCGGAATGTTTTGATGGAAGAAAAACGCCGTCGCACCATAGAGATTCTGAAGTATCGAGGCACAGAACACCAAAAGGGAGAGTTTCCATTTACGATTATCCCCAAACGAGGGATTGTGATTCTGCCTTTGTCGGCTATTGAATTAGAACAACGCTCCTCTAATGTGCGGATTTCTTCTGGCAGTGCAGAACTCGATCGGATGTGTGGGGGAGGCTTTTTTCGGGATTCAATTATTTTAGTTTCTGGGGCGACGGGTACGGGCAAAACCCTGATGGTGACAGAGTTTATGGCCGGGGGAATTGCGAATAATGAACGGTGTTTATTATTTGCTTTTGAAGAAAGTCGGGAGCAACTTTATCGGAATGCGATCGGTTGGAATGTGAATTTTGATCAAATGGAAAAAGCCGGTAATCTAAAGATTGTTTGTCGCTACCCAGAAAGTACCGGCTTAGAAAATCATCTGATTATGATGAAGGAGATTATTGACACTTTTCAACCGAATCGAGTGGCTGTCGATAGTCTTTCGGCTTTGGAAAGGGTATCATCCCTGAAGGGATTTCGGGAATTTATTATTGGTTTGACTTCTTTTATTAAACAAAAAGAAGTGGGCGGTTTATTTACTTCGACTACTCCGTCTCTAGTGGGTGGTACGTCGATTACAGAAGCGCATATTTCTACGATTACTGATTCGATTATTTTATTGCGATATGTGGAAATGTATGGGGAAATGCGTCGGGGCATTACGGTGCTGAAAATGCGCGGTTCTATGCATGATAAAGATATTCGGGAATTTTCTATTGATGGCAAAGGGATGCATATTGGTAAACCTTTTAGAAATGTGGTGGGTATTTTAGCCGGTTCTCCGAGTTATGTGGGGGAAACTGAGGTGGAAAGACTCACGGGTTTATTTGAGTAA
- a CDS encoding circadian clock KaiB family protein, whose amino-acid sequence MKYLLKLYITGDSPRSQRAIANLMRICDQELSNQYELKIIDVLEQPDVAENEKIMVTPTLIKQLPPPLQRIIGDMSKTELVLLGLDIDN is encoded by the coding sequence ATGAAATACTTACTCAAGTTATATATCACGGGTGATTCACCCAGATCCCAACGAGCGATCGCTAACTTAATGCGAATTTGCGATCAAGAACTTTCAAATCAGTATGAATTGAAAATTATTGATGTCCTGGAGCAACCGGATGTGGCGGAAAACGAGAAAATTATGGTTACACCTACTTTAATTAAGCAATTGCCGCCGCCGCTGCAAAGAATTATTGGGGATATGTCGAAAACTGAGCTAGTTTTGCTTGGTCTGGATATCGATAATTAA
- a CDS encoding response regulator — MYNKLRAIKEWDDFSQFIGVLIMIKQVCNVLLIEDDRSHSKLIQALLCEAEPGGLAEGFSFHVTGVETLQAGVEQLEKNHFNVILLDLILPDSQGLDTLERTLKHSPHTPIVVQIGNNEESLVVQALQLGAYGFLPKQNLDSNLLVYGIRLAIERYLQTTKMETAKQQQEQDLEFEWLEQFAESGRTNITARLYGTVSLQDSCPEIFREHVENYGKLMDLALEEQAYKVEHNISNRLRTQAEKLGLLKASPRDVVDIHTTALKEKTKMVNLAKAQAYVTEGRLMVLEMMGYLTSYYRKYYLGLSNMKVYKSSGNVKQDL, encoded by the coding sequence ATGTACAACAAATTGCGGGCAATCAAAGAGTGGGATGATTTCAGCCAATTTATTGGTGTTTTAATTATGATTAAACAAGTATGTAATGTGTTATTAATCGAAGATGATCGGAGCCACTCAAAACTCATCCAAGCACTGTTGTGTGAAGCCGAACCGGGTGGTTTAGCTGAAGGTTTTTCTTTTCATGTGACTGGGGTGGAAACTCTCCAGGCTGGAGTAGAGCAACTGGAGAAAAACCATTTCAACGTTATTTTGTTAGACTTGATATTACCAGACAGCCAAGGACTCGATACATTAGAGCGAACCCTGAAACATTCTCCCCATACCCCGATAGTCGTACAAATCGGCAATAATGAGGAAAGCTTAGTAGTCCAGGCTTTACAGTTAGGAGCTTATGGCTTTTTACCTAAACAAAATCTTGATAGTAATCTACTGGTTTATGGGATCCGGTTGGCCATTGAACGGTATCTTCAGACGACTAAAATGGAAACGGCCAAACAACAGCAAGAACAAGACTTGGAATTTGAATGGCTGGAGCAGTTCGCCGAAAGTGGCAGAACCAATATCACGGCTAGATTGTATGGTACTGTCAGTTTGCAGGATAGTTGTCCCGAAATTTTCCGCGAGCACGTAGAAAACTATGGTAAATTAATGGATTTAGCATTAGAAGAACAAGCCTATAAAGTTGAACATAATATTTCCAACCGACTGCGTACCCAGGCGGAAAAGTTAGGACTGCTCAAAGCAAGCCCACGAGATGTGGTGGATATTCATACCACAGCGTTGAAAGAAAAAACTAAAATGGTCAATTTGGCTAAGGCGCAAGCTTATGTCACCGAAGGACGATTAATGGTTTTGGAAATGATGGGCTATTTGACTTCATACTATCGCAAATATTATTTGGGATTAAGTAATATGAAAGTATATAAATCTTCCGGTAATGTAAAGCAAGACTTATGA
- a CDS encoding bacterioferritin — MHELNVEKTNDILTKIMEYELAGVVRYTHYSLMVTGPYRLPIVDFFKAQATESLMHAQQVGEILTGLEGHPSLRVAPIQETYQHSVRDILQESLNHEKAALDLYKELLDTVEGASVYLEEFARNMIGTEEMHNIEIKKMLRDFSV, encoded by the coding sequence ATGCACGAGCTTAACGTCGAAAAAACCAACGATATCCTAACCAAAATCATGGAGTATGAGTTGGCTGGAGTGGTGCGCTACACCCACTATTCACTGATGGTGACAGGGCCTTATCGGTTGCCGATTGTCGATTTCTTTAAAGCCCAAGCAACGGAATCCCTGATGCATGCTCAACAAGTGGGAGAAATTCTCACGGGGTTAGAGGGACATCCCAGCCTCCGAGTTGCACCAATTCAAGAAACTTATCAACATTCAGTGCGTGATATTTTGCAAGAAAGTCTCAATCACGAAAAGGCAGCGTTGGATTTGTACAAAGAACTACTCGATACCGTGGAAGGAGCGAGTGTTTATTTAGAAGAATTTGCTCGCAATATGATTGGCACCGAAGAAATGCACAATATTGAAATCAAAAAAATGTTACGAGACTTTAGTGTCTAA
- a CDS encoding nuclear transport factor 2 family protein: protein MIGFVMGLTFCWSSIFPGSAVAAASPDTAPQELQTLLQQVDDAASQQNIRGVMKFYSPTLTHGDGLTYTNLEQALRELWQRYPNLTYRTELKSWEADGNAIVAETVTEINGVQTTPDREYRLRATVRSRQRYENQQIVHQEILAEQSQLTSGENPPNVQINLPDRVKIGRQYNFDAIVLEPLGDDLLLGAALEEPISIFGYMNPAKLDLQPLNAGGLFKIGQAPLVANDRWISAVFIRHNGITFVTQRLEVSQ, encoded by the coding sequence TTGATTGGTTTTGTAATGGGTTTAACCTTTTGCTGGAGTAGCATATTTCCTGGCAGTGCTGTGGCAGCGGCAAGTCCTGACACCGCCCCCCAAGAGTTGCAAACTCTCTTGCAACAAGTCGATGATGCAGCCAGCCAGCAAAATATTCGCGGGGTGATGAAATTTTATAGTCCCACTCTGACTCATGGTGATGGCTTAACTTATACCAATCTAGAACAGGCTTTACGGGAACTGTGGCAGCGTTATCCTAATTTGACTTATCGGACCGAATTAAAATCTTGGGAAGCTGATGGCAATGCCATTGTCGCCGAAACGGTGACGGAGATTAATGGGGTGCAAACTACCCCAGACAGAGAGTATCGTTTACGGGCTACAGTGCGATCGCGCCAACGCTACGAAAATCAACAAATTGTCCATCAAGAGATTCTCGCCGAACAAAGTCAGCTAACCAGTGGCGAAAATCCCCCCAATGTCCAAATCAATCTCCCGGATCGAGTCAAAATTGGTCGTCAGTACAACTTTGATGCCATTGTTTTAGAACCTCTGGGGGATGATTTACTCCTGGGTGCCGCCCTGGAAGAACCAATTAGTATTTTCGGATACATGAATCCTGCCAAGTTGGATTTACAACCCCTCAATGCCGGTGGTCTTTTCAAAATTGGTCAAGCCCCTTTAGTGGCCAATGACCGCTGGATTTCAGCAGTATTTATTCGTCATAATGGCATCACCTTTGTCACCCAAAGATTAGAGGTTTCTCAGTAA
- the murG gene encoding undecaprenyldiphospho-muramoylpentapeptide beta-N-acetylglucosaminyltransferase encodes MSKASIRLLIAASGTGGHLFPAIATAEQLSDYHIEWLGVPNRMETQLIKGRYPLHTIAVEGFQQRLGLGTLRVATGLIRSIFQVRELLKREKFQGVFTTGGYIAGPAIIAARSLGLPVVLHESNALPGKVTRFFSPWCTVTAIGFAAAAKYLPRSKTVMVGTPVRNQFLETSTLDLPIPENVPLIAIVGGSQGAVAINQLVRQSAPRWLEAGAWIFHQTGTNDPDASSFQHPHYLARAFCDQMPGLLQRANLVISRAGAGTLTELAVTRTPSILIPYPYAAENHQAFNAAVFADVGAAIAYSQGELTAQLLEQKVLELLKSPTLLPEMAQKAQELAVPDSSDRIARVLRDLLGA; translated from the coding sequence GTGAGTAAGGCATCGATTCGATTACTAATAGCCGCGAGTGGCACAGGGGGACATTTGTTCCCTGCGATCGCCACCGCTGAACAGTTGAGTGATTATCACATCGAATGGCTGGGGGTGCCAAACCGGATGGAAACTCAGCTAATCAAAGGTCGCTATCCTTTACATACCATAGCAGTAGAAGGATTTCAGCAGCGCCTCGGATTGGGGACTCTGCGGGTAGCCACTGGATTGATCCGCTCCATTTTTCAGGTGAGAGAACTCTTAAAACGGGAGAAATTCCAAGGGGTGTTTACCACGGGCGGTTATATTGCAGGACCTGCGATTATTGCGGCTCGTTCTCTGGGATTACCAGTGGTTCTCCATGAGTCTAACGCTTTACCGGGTAAGGTGACTCGCTTCTTTAGTCCTTGGTGTACGGTGACGGCGATTGGATTTGCTGCCGCTGCCAAATATTTGCCCCGGTCGAAAACCGTCATGGTGGGTACACCTGTGAGAAACCAATTTCTAGAAACCTCGACCTTGGACTTACCGATTCCGGAAAATGTCCCTTTAATTGCGATCGTCGGCGGTTCTCAAGGGGCGGTGGCGATTAATCAGTTGGTCCGCCAATCGGCACCGCGATGGTTAGAGGCGGGGGCCTGGATTTTCCATCAAACCGGAACCAATGACCCGGACGCGAGTAGTTTCCAACATCCGCACTATTTAGCCAGGGCTTTTTGCGACCAGATGCCTGGACTCTTGCAACGGGCGAATCTGGTGATTAGTCGCGCTGGCGCTGGCACCCTGACTGAGTTAGCGGTGACGCGGACTCCTTCTATTTTGATTCCGTATCCTTATGCCGCTGAAAATCATCAAGCGTTTAATGCGGCGGTGTTTGCGGATGTTGGAGCGGCGATCGCCTATAGTCAAGGAGAGTTAACGGCGCAATTACTCGAACAAAAAGTTTTAGAATTGCTCAAATCGCCCACATTGTTGCCAGAAATGGCTCAAAAAGCCCAAGAACTCGCGGTTCCCGATAGCAGCGATCGCATTGCTAGAGTTTTGCGAGACTTATTAGGCGCTTAA
- a CDS encoding diguanylate cyclase yields the protein MSIKNDWNSVPPLENAIDPNPLIVLPDRLLDQVIELMNQANAHNCRLPGFTSEPSQIDTGSHRCVLVMENQQLLGIFTERDIIDLIGNHHLNTPNQITIDRVMRRPVITLTKTEHQDIFAALSLLREHQIRYLPVLDIHQKLIGIVTPETIRACVQPANLLQWRTVRDVMIAEVIQAEETESVASLIQVMAKEKTSCIVITASPDKTSDKTPDKTPDKTPDKTPNKTPDKTPDKTRKQKAIGCEEFQPLISDGHDNYLRLANFSQKSLMAVGSVSEQEILQCQVLEINLEKTQARDIMSSPILKIAPHESLWVANQQMQQHQAHQLVVCGDRGEVLGLLTHHCILQVFDVLEMSSVIEGLQQSIAEQTIQLIKSNEQLHQEIRERQRTEEKLQKLNHELENRVMERTIALQTSNDELIAEMIRRKQVQEALRESQERLWSLIQTAGSVIIFLGPDHRILQWNLEAERVYGWQDIEVLGESYLDICVPWEMREQVSHYLNEVFNGNPQRDLELPGITKDGNSQPILLWNMTPLFDTQGEALGAIISGQEITERKQAEEQLWQYKENLEELVAKRTAALTQANQKLRREIRDRQRAEQALFQEKELAQVTLQSIGEGVITTDAHGYIQLINQMAEEILTWEAEEAFGLPVTEVFKIVHEKSKDPLPNPIEAALLGETFVDNTHESVLMVRNGKELAINCTAAPIRASDGKIVGAVLVFRDVTHSRNMARQLSWQASHDPLTGLINRREFERRLESAVINSQVDNLEHTLCYLDLDRFKIVNDTSGHAAGDELLRQISTLLSSHLRKSDVLGRLGGDEFAAILYNCSVNEALRVANAMRESINIFEFVWEQHTFMIGVSIGLVAINANTANLQSVLSEADAACYKAKKYGRDRVEIHPV from the coding sequence ATGTCTATCAAAAACGATTGGAATTCCGTCCCTCCGTTAGAAAATGCAATTGATCCGAATCCCTTGATCGTCTTGCCAGACCGACTTTTGGATCAAGTCATCGAGTTAATGAACCAAGCAAATGCTCATAACTGCCGGCTACCTGGATTCACTTCAGAACCCAGTCAGATCGACACGGGAAGTCATCGTTGTGTGCTGGTGATGGAAAATCAGCAGCTACTGGGCATTTTTACTGAACGAGATATCATCGATTTAATTGGAAATCATCATTTAAATACCCCGAATCAAATCACCATCGATCGAGTGATGAGACGCCCCGTGATTACGCTGACGAAAACAGAGCATCAAGATATATTTGCGGCTTTGTCACTCTTGCGTGAGCATCAAATTCGCTATTTGCCGGTATTAGATATCCACCAAAAACTGATTGGAATTGTCACCCCGGAAACCATTCGCGCTTGCGTACAACCGGCAAATCTACTCCAATGGCGCACTGTCCGCGATGTGATGATCGCAGAGGTAATTCAAGCAGAAGAAACCGAATCTGTCGCCAGTTTAATTCAAGTAATGGCTAAGGAAAAAACCAGTTGTATCGTCATTACCGCCAGCCCCGATAAAACTTCCGATAAAACTCCCGATAAAACTCCCGATAAAACTCCCGATAAAACTCCCAATAAAACTCCCGATAAAACTCCCGATAAAACTAGGAAGCAAAAGGCGATCGGCTGTGAGGAATTTCAGCCACTAATTTCCGATGGGCATGATAATTATCTGAGGCTGGCAAATTTTTCTCAAAAATCTTTAATGGCGGTAGGGAGCGTCTCAGAACAAGAGATTTTGCAATGCCAAGTTTTAGAAATAAACTTGGAGAAAACTCAGGCGCGAGATATTATGAGTAGCCCGATATTAAAGATCGCCCCCCATGAATCTTTGTGGGTGGCAAACCAGCAAATGCAGCAACATCAAGCCCATCAATTAGTGGTTTGCGGCGATCGCGGAGAAGTATTAGGTCTGTTAACCCATCATTGTATTCTCCAAGTTTTTGATGTCCTAGAAATGTCTAGCGTCATCGAAGGATTACAACAGTCGATCGCCGAACAAACAATTCAACTGATAAAAAGTAACGAACAATTACATCAAGAAATCAGAGAACGTCAACGCACGGAAGAAAAATTACAAAAACTTAACCATGAATTAGAAAACAGAGTGATGGAACGCACCATTGCCTTACAAACTTCTAATGATGAGTTAATCGCGGAAATGATTCGCCGTAAACAAGTTCAAGAAGCCTTAAGAGAAAGTCAAGAACGTTTATGGTCTTTGATTCAAACCGCTGGCAGTGTAATTATTTTTCTCGGCCCAGATCATCGAATTTTGCAGTGGAACTTAGAAGCGGAACGAGTCTATGGTTGGCAAGATATCGAAGTATTAGGAGAAAGTTATTTAGATATTTGTGTGCCGTGGGAAATGCGAGAACAAGTTTCTCATTATCTCAATGAAGTATTTAATGGCAACCCGCAAAGAGATTTGGAATTACCGGGAATTACCAAAGATGGTAATAGTCAGCCTATTTTATTGTGGAATATGACGCCGTTATTTGATACTCAAGGAGAAGCGCTAGGGGCAATTATTAGTGGCCAAGAAATTACGGAACGCAAGCAAGCGGAAGAACAGCTTTGGCAGTATAAAGAAAATTTGGAGGAATTAGTGGCCAAACGCACCGCAGCGTTGACCCAAGCCAACCAAAAACTGCGGCGAGAAATTCGCGATCGCCAACGGGCAGAACAAGCATTATTTCAAGAAAAAGAATTAGCCCAAGTCACCTTACAATCCATTGGCGAAGGAGTGATTACCACCGATGCTCATGGTTACATTCAATTAATCAACCAAATGGCAGAAGAAATCCTTACTTGGGAAGCAGAAGAAGCCTTTGGGTTGCCGGTGACAGAAGTCTTTAAAATTGTCCACGAAAAAAGCAAAGATCCTTTACCAAATCCCATAGAAGCGGCATTACTCGGCGAAACATTTGTGGATAATACCCATGAAAGTGTGCTGATGGTGAGAAATGGCAAAGAATTGGCAATTAATTGCACCGCTGCCCCCATTCGGGCCAGTGATGGCAAAATTGTTGGAGCCGTCTTAGTATTTCGGGATGTGACCCACTCGCGAAATATGGCCCGTCAGTTATCTTGGCAAGCGAGTCACGACCCGTTAACAGGTTTAATTAACCGACGGGAATTTGAACGCCGTCTAGAATCCGCAGTGATTAATTCTCAAGTGGATAATCTGGAACATACATTATGTTATCTGGATCTGGATCGCTTTAAAATTGTCAACGATACCAGTGGTCATGCAGCGGGAGATGAATTGCTGCGTCAAATCAGCACTTTATTATCTAGTCATTTGCGAAAAAGTGATGTGCTGGGACGACTCGGTGGAGATGAATTCGCCGCTATTCTTTATAATTGTTCCGTGAATGAAGCCCTACGAGTGGCCAATGCTATGCGTGAAAGTATCAATATTTTTGAGTTTGTTTGGGAGCAGCATACTTTTATGATAGGGGTGAGTATTGGTTTGGTGGCAATTAATGCCAATACTGCTAATTTACAAAGTGTTTTAAGTGAAGCGGATGCCGCTTGTTATAAAGCCAAGAAATACGGACGCGATCGGGTGGAAATTCACCCGGTTTAA
- a CDS encoding DUF4089 domain-containing protein — MNNQEEINLKTYIQHTAALNQLPIPPECEAGVVANFQRIAKIAQQVIEFPLPENIAADPKFDP, encoded by the coding sequence ATGAATAACCAGGAAGAAATTAATCTCAAAACTTATATCCAACACACTGCCGCTTTAAACCAATTGCCTATTCCCCCAGAATGTGAAGCTGGAGTCGTGGCTAATTTTCAACGCATCGCTAAAATTGCTCAACAAGTGATAGAATTTCCTTTGCCGGAAAATATAGCAGCGGATCCCAAGTTTGACCCTTAA
- a CDS encoding AtzE family amidohydrolase encodes MSIDLNNGDAIAISTAVKNQEITAKAVILDTLAQIARKNPPINCFTAITSESAIAQAEAIDQKIATGEDPGLLAGVPFAVKNLFDIAGLTTLAGSKINAENPPATQDAAAISRLKQAGAVLVGALNMDEYAYGFVTENSHYGATKNPRDLTRVAGGSSGGSAAAVAAGLVPISLGSDTNGSIRVPASLCGIFGLKPTYGRLSRAGTFLFSSSLDHIGPFARSVRDIAAVFDLLQGQDPQDSVCTHRDPDPCLPQLNRGIEGLKIAVANDYFAQGGQPEVFAAVAQIANGLNVQQNVTIPAADRARAAAFVITACEGANLHLDRLRSRSRDFDPATRDRFLAGALIPAHWYIQSQRFRQWFRDILREIFQTVDIILAPTTPIVAPKLGQETMAIDGQEILVRPNLGLYTQPLSFIGLPVLSVPIHCRGDRQNNLPFGVQIIAAPYNESLILRVAAYLEAQGIISAPVTHPL; translated from the coding sequence ATGAGCATAGACCTGAACAACGGTGATGCGATCGCGATATCCACCGCTGTGAAAAACCAAGAAATCACCGCCAAAGCCGTTATCCTGGATACATTAGCCCAAATTGCCCGGAAAAATCCCCCGATAAATTGTTTTACGGCGATAACTTCAGAAAGTGCGATCGCCCAAGCAGAAGCGATCGATCAAAAAATTGCCACAGGCGAAGATCCGGGTCTATTAGCCGGAGTTCCCTTTGCCGTAAAAAATCTATTTGATATCGCCGGATTAACCACATTAGCCGGGTCAAAAATTAACGCCGAAAATCCCCCCGCCACTCAAGACGCTGCCGCAATTTCCCGACTGAAACAAGCCGGTGCCGTCCTAGTTGGTGCCTTAAATATGGATGAATATGCTTATGGATTTGTCACCGAAAATAGTCATTATGGTGCCACCAAAAATCCCAGAGATTTAACTCGTGTGGCCGGGGGTTCTTCCGGCGGTTCAGCCGCTGCGGTTGCTGCCGGATTAGTCCCCATTAGTTTAGGTTCTGATACCAATGGTTCGATCCGAGTTCCCGCTTCTCTCTGTGGAATTTTTGGCTTAAAACCTACTTACGGCAGGCTATCTCGTGCCGGTACATTCTTATTTTCCAGTAGCTTAGATCATATTGGCCCTTTTGCTCGGTCTGTGCGCGATATTGCCGCTGTTTTTGATCTGCTTCAGGGGCAAGATCCCCAAGATTCTGTTTGTACCCACCGAGACCCTGACCCTTGTTTACCTCAGCTAAATCGAGGCATTGAAGGATTAAAAATAGCCGTTGCTAATGACTATTTTGCCCAAGGAGGACAACCGGAAGTTTTTGCCGCCGTTGCACAAATTGCCAACGGCTTAAATGTGCAACAAAATGTGACAATTCCCGCCGCAGATCGGGCAAGGGCGGCGGCATTTGTGATTACCGCCTGTGAAGGAGCAAATCTCCATTTAGATCGCCTGCGATCGCGCTCCAGAGATTTTGACCCGGCCACCCGCGATCGCTTTTTGGCTGGTGCCTTAATTCCGGCTCATTGGTATATTCAATCCCAGCGATTTCGCCAATGGTTTCGGGATATCCTCCGAGAAATATTCCAAACCGTCGATATTATTCTTGCCCCCACCACTCCCATCGTTGCCCCGAAACTTGGTCAAGAAACAATGGCGATCGATGGTCAAGAAATCCTCGTGCGTCCCAACTTAGGACTCTATACTCAACCCCTTTCTTTTATTGGTTTACCCGTCTTATCTGTGCCGATTCATTGCCGAGGCGATCGCCAAAATAATCTACCATTCGGAGTGCAAATTATTGCCGCACCTTATAATGAATCATTAATTCTCCGAGTTGCGGCTTACCTCGAAGCCCAAGGCATAATTTCCGCCCCAGTGACCCATCCGCTTTAA
- the grxD gene encoding Grx4 family monothiol glutaredoxin yields MTPELKERIDNLVHQNKILVFMKGNKLMPQCGFSNNVVQILNTLGVPYETVDVLEDYEIRQGIKEYSNWPTIPQVYLNGEFIGGSDIMISLYQKGELQQMVEVALAS; encoded by the coding sequence ATGACTCCGGAACTGAAAGAGCGAATCGATAATTTAGTCCATCAGAACAAGATTCTGGTGTTTATGAAGGGCAATAAACTCATGCCCCAGTGTGGTTTTTCTAATAATGTAGTCCAGATTTTGAATACTCTGGGTGTTCCTTACGAAACTGTTGATGTTTTGGAGGACTATGAGATCCGTCAGGGGATTAAAGAATATTCAAACTGGCCAACCATTCCCCAAGTTTACCTGAATGGGGAATTTATTGGGGGTTCTGATATTATGATTTCTCTTTATCAGAAAGGTGAGTTGCAACAAATGGTAGAAGTTGCATTGGCCTCTTAG